Proteins encoded in a region of the Rhodococcus sp. SBT000017 genome:
- a CDS encoding O-antigen ligase translates to MGLTLFLLPTVVVLAGPLRSNGSPAKMLAYVMAGLVVLTFVNGKVMFTRDGLLHAGVAIVMIFCLSRIFVLARTFENGLDTEQDATVLRTVMSTVAFVGVAVFIMTRITTVRARNFVLGAMLIGATYAAIVGVLQGVSDIDLKYLLQPPGFVLKVEKTLAIRDGFTRVLGTSDHPIEFSVVVATMFPIAAHFFRFGSTRNVRMYSGISLVVMILAIPASVSRTAIVAVVASAVVYLFALKVREIFAAAILLGIAVLIYYVSVPELFDAIVKLFVGASEDDSITSRTDDYAYTGDLFRQNPVLGSGFAATMPDRTQYLDNVWLGTIISGGIVGVLGIMAIVVGGIIGATLAFRNVRTAAERDLVFALSGAFASLVVSTTVFDMFAFQQAAFLLFIVFALLWSLAYRTDSPAVDMAAQRSSALRSRPTQRVEQ, encoded by the coding sequence ATGGGGCTGACCCTGTTTCTCCTACCTACTGTCGTAGTGCTGGCCGGGCCTCTGCGATCCAATGGCTCGCCGGCCAAAATGCTCGCCTACGTTATGGCCGGATTGGTAGTTCTGACCTTCGTGAACGGGAAAGTCATGTTCACCCGCGATGGTCTTCTGCACGCAGGCGTCGCGATCGTCATGATCTTCTGCCTGAGCCGGATTTTCGTCCTCGCTCGTACATTCGAGAATGGACTGGATACCGAGCAGGACGCCACGGTACTTCGCACGGTGATGAGCACGGTGGCGTTCGTAGGGGTTGCGGTCTTCATCATGACTCGAATAACAACAGTGCGCGCACGGAACTTCGTTCTCGGAGCTATGCTTATCGGAGCGACATATGCGGCTATTGTCGGTGTGCTTCAGGGTGTTTCGGATATCGACCTCAAGTATCTCCTGCAGCCCCCGGGGTTCGTGCTGAAGGTAGAGAAAACGCTTGCCATCAGGGATGGATTCACTCGCGTGTTGGGTACCTCGGATCATCCCATCGAGTTCTCTGTTGTCGTCGCCACAATGTTTCCGATTGCGGCACACTTTTTTCGTTTCGGTTCGACCCGAAACGTGCGTATGTATTCCGGCATCTCGCTGGTTGTAATGATTCTCGCGATTCCGGCAAGTGTCTCGCGGACTGCGATCGTAGCCGTGGTGGCATCTGCCGTCGTCTACTTGTTCGCGCTCAAGGTTCGCGAAATCTTTGCTGCAGCAATACTTCTTGGAATTGCCGTGCTTATCTACTACGTCTCGGTACCCGAGTTGTTCGATGCCATAGTCAAGCTGTTCGTCGGAGCTTCGGAGGATGACAGTATTACCTCCCGTACCGACGATTACGCCTACACGGGTGATCTGTTCCGTCAGAACCCGGTGCTCGGCTCTGGTTTTGCGGCAACGATGCCCGATAGAACCCAGTACCTGGACAACGTGTGGCTGGGCACCATCATCAGTGGGGGTATCGTAGGGGTACTCGGAATCATGGCCATCGTCGTCGGCGGAATCATCGGAGCCACGCTGGCATTCAGGAACGTCAGAACGGCGGCAGAACGCGACCTCGTGTTCGCGCTGTCAGGTGCATTCGCATCCTTGGTTGTCTCCACCACGGTGTTCGACATGTTTGCCTTCCAGCAGGCTGCGTTCCTGCTGTTCATCGTCTTTGCTCTGTTGTGGTCGCTCGCCTACCGAACAGACAGTCCTGCGGTCGATATGGCTGCCCAGCGCAGTTCGGCCTTGCGCAGCCGCCCGACACAGCGAGTGGAACAGTGA
- a CDS encoding WecB/TagA/CpsF family glycosyltransferase produces MGQATTLLTLAEDGSAQIDSQLDLFTGALDELIDAICDLIAGGDAHLVVTPNVDQILQLNRSPAARQAVEAASLRLVDGMPLVGLLRLLGVRSVHRHTGADLLPMAARLSREKAWSIALVGGMEGVAEAAVQRLRAEHPGTMIEAVDLPMLTGPQDPAGKAAVLRLTELQPSLVFLCMGFPRQESWFLHWRELLPGGVYLGTGAAVDFAAGTKRRAPKLVQNLGFEWVFRLWQEPRRLAHRYLVTGPRFVLVAAFSAKARLRAALRR; encoded by the coding sequence ATGGGTCAAGCAACAACACTGTTAACTCTGGCGGAAGACGGTTCGGCTCAGATCGATTCACAGCTGGACCTGTTCACCGGTGCCCTGGATGAACTGATCGACGCTATTTGTGACTTGATAGCAGGCGGTGATGCGCATCTCGTGGTAACTCCCAATGTCGATCAGATTCTGCAGTTGAACCGATCTCCCGCGGCACGGCAGGCTGTGGAGGCGGCATCGCTGCGACTCGTCGACGGGATGCCGCTCGTCGGTCTGCTTCGCCTGCTCGGGGTTCGTTCGGTTCACCGACACACGGGTGCGGATCTGCTCCCTATGGCTGCGCGGCTCTCGCGGGAGAAAGCCTGGAGCATCGCACTCGTCGGAGGGATGGAGGGTGTGGCGGAGGCCGCTGTCCAGCGCCTCCGAGCGGAACATCCCGGCACCATGATCGAGGCCGTCGACCTACCGATGCTCACCGGTCCACAGGATCCTGCGGGCAAGGCAGCGGTACTGAGACTGACCGAACTGCAGCCGTCGTTGGTGTTTCTGTGTATGGGATTTCCGCGCCAGGAATCGTGGTTTCTGCATTGGCGTGAGCTTCTTCCCGGTGGGGTCTATCTCGGCACCGGTGCCGCGGTGGACTTCGCTGCGGGGACCAAGAGACGGGCACCGAAGTTGGTGCAGAATCTCGGTTTCGAGTGGGTGTTTCGCCTGTGGCAGGAGCCCAGGCGATTGGCCCACCGATACTTGGTCACCGGACCCAGGTTCGTCCTTGTCGCAGCGTTCTCCGCGAAGGCTCGGCTACGGGCAGCCCTCCGCAGATGA
- a CDS encoding glycosyltransferase family 2 protein, whose product MPSAVVIPAHNEGSVIERCIRTLLASADTDEFHVCVVSNGSSDNTVAQAKSVLQDWPLSTVVDIDVPSKIEALRAGDRAMSHYPRVYLDADIQMTTETLRALVNDLEATDSPAVAAPKLVVDWRHSTWPVRAYHKVWVRLPYVEEGVIGSGVYAVNRAGGDRIGMFPDVVNDDAYVRGLFSESERLSTEGEFVSVAPVSLRALIRRRARTELGNKQVDTIITGSGTSSTRESLLRVARSKDIRLAEVVTYVGITLAAKVLAAYRKQRGTDGQWSMDMSSRNLS is encoded by the coding sequence ATGCCTTCTGCCGTCGTCATACCTGCCCACAACGAGGGGTCGGTAATCGAGCGCTGCATACGCACTTTGCTGGCGAGCGCCGATACGGATGAGTTCCATGTGTGTGTGGTTTCCAACGGGTCGTCGGATAACACTGTGGCGCAGGCCAAGTCGGTGTTGCAGGATTGGCCACTTTCGACTGTTGTGGACATCGATGTCCCGTCCAAGATCGAGGCATTGCGCGCCGGCGATCGAGCAATGTCGCACTATCCCAGGGTGTACCTGGATGCCGACATACAGATGACGACCGAAACCCTGCGGGCATTGGTCAACGACCTGGAGGCGACCGACTCTCCTGCTGTCGCTGCGCCCAAGCTGGTGGTCGACTGGCGGCATTCCACCTGGCCGGTGCGCGCGTATCACAAGGTCTGGGTCCGCTTGCCGTACGTGGAAGAAGGGGTCATCGGATCGGGTGTTTACGCCGTGAATCGTGCCGGAGGAGACCGAATCGGCATGTTTCCCGATGTCGTCAACGACGACGCCTACGTGCGCGGATTGTTCAGCGAGAGCGAAAGATTGAGCACAGAAGGCGAATTCGTCTCTGTCGCTCCAGTGTCACTGCGTGCTCTGATTCGACGGCGTGCGCGAACCGAATTGGGGAACAAGCAGGTCGACACCATCATCACTGGTTCCGGCACCAGCAGCACACGCGAGTCGCTCCTGCGAGTAGCGCGGTCGAAGGACATTCGGTTGGCCGAGGTCGTGACCTACGTTGGCATTACCCTGGCCGCGAAAGTGCTTGCGGCTTACCGGAAGCAGCGAGGCACTGACGGGCAATGGTCGATGGACATGTCGTCTCGCAACTTGAGCTGA
- a CDS encoding glycosyltransferase family 2 protein, protein MVTYNAEEWTKKALSALPRGATRSSTELIVVDNASTVLDRDDLLSWAGPDAKVTFLDENIGFGRACNLAVTQSTGRTVLLLNPDAIVDEGAVDELLAFLDENPARGIVGGRITDPQGNLDYGSCFGHQTTWSLFCFATGLSTVFARSSVFNPEGLGKWKRDSVREVGIVTGCLLLADRTLWDRLEGFDPRFFMYGEDADLCKRAWDLGFRPSVTPAAHAVHALGASSSSRVAKQILLFRGKASLIRKSHSGLMVVVESAFLQAGVCLRGLGERVTRKTGGGWLDLWKRRAEWKDGW, encoded by the coding sequence ATGGTGACTTACAACGCCGAAGAATGGACCAAGAAGGCGCTGTCCGCGTTACCGAGAGGCGCTACGCGCAGTTCCACTGAGCTGATAGTCGTCGACAACGCCTCGACAGTGTTGGATCGAGACGACCTGCTGTCTTGGGCAGGCCCCGATGCGAAGGTGACCTTCCTGGACGAGAACATCGGTTTCGGAAGAGCCTGCAACTTGGCCGTCACGCAGTCCACGGGCCGAACCGTGTTGTTGCTCAACCCCGATGCGATCGTCGACGAAGGTGCCGTGGACGAATTGTTGGCGTTTCTGGACGAAAATCCGGCCCGCGGAATTGTGGGTGGACGAATTACCGACCCCCAAGGAAATTTGGACTACGGTTCCTGCTTCGGTCACCAGACGACGTGGAGCCTGTTCTGCTTCGCTACTGGGCTGTCCACCGTGTTCGCGCGCAGTTCGGTGTTCAACCCGGAAGGCCTGGGAAAGTGGAAGCGCGACAGCGTTCGTGAAGTGGGAATAGTCACAGGTTGCCTGCTGCTGGCAGATCGCACGCTCTGGGACCGCCTCGAAGGATTCGACCCACGCTTTTTCATGTACGGCGAAGATGCAGATCTCTGCAAGCGGGCGTGGGACTTGGGTTTCCGCCCCTCGGTCACGCCTGCAGCACATGCCGTACACGCGCTCGGCGCATCGTCATCCTCCAGAGTGGCGAAGCAGATTCTGCTGTTTCGCGGCAAAGCCAGCCTGATTCGAAAGTCGCACAGTGGACTGATGGTCGTGGTCGAATCCGCCTTCCTGCAGGCGGGTGTTTGCCTGCGGGGACTCGGGGAACGGGTGACGCGCAAAACAGGTGGTGGGTGGTTGGATCTGTGGAAGCGTCGCGCCGAGTGGAAAGACGGCTGGTGA
- a CDS encoding glycosyltransferase family 4 protein, with the protein MLEAGDRTLNDMRVGVAFAGDAEDPTARSGTPFGVLSAIRELGLSAVALKAAPPTNIDRAVAAVDAVAHLASRRSIPSAAQARETYSGAHLAKLTAKVRGSVLARRRELEEIDAIVALGTGYDIPAGIPYVVYDDMTVQQAVAMEYPVWMAMRESDRAFRVEQQRRIYLGAQMCCMTTTWAAESVIRDYGVPSSRVVVVGAGTHEKVRTVERDWSVPRFLFIGLDWNRKNGARVLAAFASLRERIPEATLDVVGGHPPIEQDGVTTHGRLYRNDASDLARLQKLYDRATCFAMPSVHEPGGVVFVEAAAVGVGSIAGNRGGSADFVGDAGLIVDPFDDGAIFDAMVSMADPATARSCGQRASVRAAMFTWPQVAGRILAALHPEIDLPIVVSPWVVAAQPRFRRTEHHEYVDPVRVHRRCRRRVGGDGDLQRRRMDQEGAVRVTERRYAQFH; encoded by the coding sequence GTGCTCGAAGCAGGAGATAGGACATTGAACGATATGCGAGTAGGCGTTGCATTCGCTGGCGACGCGGAAGACCCGACGGCGCGCTCCGGTACCCCGTTCGGGGTGCTCTCGGCCATCCGAGAACTCGGGCTGTCCGCGGTCGCGCTGAAAGCAGCACCACCGACCAACATCGATCGAGCGGTGGCGGCGGTCGACGCCGTTGCTCATCTCGCGTCACGGCGATCGATTCCGAGCGCTGCGCAAGCGCGTGAAACGTACAGCGGTGCGCATCTGGCCAAGTTGACGGCGAAGGTTCGCGGATCAGTCCTGGCTCGTCGCCGAGAGCTCGAGGAAATCGATGCGATCGTTGCTCTCGGAACTGGATACGATATCCCGGCCGGCATCCCGTACGTCGTCTACGACGATATGACCGTGCAGCAGGCCGTCGCCATGGAATACCCGGTCTGGATGGCGATGCGCGAATCGGATCGTGCGTTCAGGGTGGAGCAGCAGCGACGTATTTACCTCGGTGCGCAAATGTGTTGCATGACAACGACATGGGCGGCCGAGTCCGTGATACGTGACTATGGCGTGCCGTCGTCTCGGGTTGTTGTCGTGGGCGCCGGGACGCACGAAAAGGTTCGTACTGTCGAGCGAGATTGGAGCGTGCCCAGGTTCCTCTTCATCGGGCTGGACTGGAATCGGAAGAACGGTGCTCGCGTGCTTGCGGCCTTTGCTTCCTTGCGTGAGCGCATCCCGGAAGCAACCCTGGACGTAGTCGGAGGGCATCCACCGATCGAACAGGACGGTGTGACCACACATGGTCGCCTGTACCGGAACGACGCTTCCGACCTTGCGCGACTGCAGAAACTTTACGACCGAGCCACGTGCTTCGCGATGCCGTCCGTTCATGAACCCGGGGGCGTGGTGTTCGTGGAGGCCGCGGCAGTCGGGGTAGGTTCCATCGCTGGAAATCGCGGCGGTTCAGCTGATTTCGTCGGAGATGCAGGACTCATAGTAGATCCTTTCGACGACGGCGCCATCTTCGATGCCATGGTGTCGATGGCTGATCCAGCCACTGCGCGGAGTTGCGGGCAACGAGCCAGCGTCAGGGCTGCCATGTTCACATGGCCGCAAGTAGCCGGTCGCATTCTCGCGGCGCTGCACCCAGAAATCGATCTACCCATCGTGGTTTCCCCTTGGGTGGTAGCCGCCCAGCCGAGATTCAGGAGAACGGAACACCATGAATACGTCGACCCAGTCCGAGTCCACCGTCGGTGCCGTCGACGTGTCGGTGGTGATGGTGACTTACAACGCCGAAGAATGGACCAAGAAGGCGCTGTCCGCGTTACCGAGAGGCGCTACGCGCAGTTCCACTGA
- a CDS encoding cellulase family glycosylhydrolase, whose amino-acid sequence MSAALPLLGACSSDEQGQTPQQSDSGESASALFDPLKPPTQLIGAVSAASVMTLTWSAGSVSSGVPRYQVYVDDELQLETDKTLVTLDGFADDRIHAFFVRTIDADGRQSASTAQLVREVATPDDSSRPPFLVAIPAASGVQFRWAHPTGDRNSTPAEYRLFREGEVRPLAVLSADRVSGSAPATHFFATGVLPSVENEYFVVAYSDPSTEIGESLNRVRVSAYDRTWPRAVDNLQAPDLAEAKQDSATVTVSWSYNNSSAPFACNVFAGERFIGQQTQGTELVVPVDRIAAGASINLTAVDDAGYSSPLSAGVEVAGSNAVRSRAFDGEFRTDGFAILDPEDRSFIPVGSNMSGLDYFWNEKVIGESAAAAENWRWNTVRIGCGMSDWGAISGGYLYFRNNDLRRIVDEYTSREIVVVLSQFSKGAQGQMGSTDGLLNTAPGSAPDGTGRSIAEAMTDWWVEVAKIFADNPYVWINPINEPGGDLDGLEGQYRSMLTRIRAVAPRTPIVLDAANFANDIPNSATIGAGPVDPEQSFVLSRGPNLMNDFGAARGYGPVIFSIHVYSRWPVNYGGDGRINDEQLAARMRTFVSEARRRGVPFFVGETGVEDWATEYDSASVRVGLYEQGLLDGRPVGVWQEQQVGVLAWHTSPFSGMPVAADDRDWFSVTDVSEASPQPDAGVGLWNYSHSPG is encoded by the coding sequence GTGTCTGCCGCCTTGCCTCTACTGGGCGCGTGCTCGTCGGACGAGCAAGGCCAAACTCCACAACAGAGTGATTCGGGCGAGAGCGCGAGCGCTCTGTTCGACCCACTGAAGCCGCCGACCCAGCTCATTGGTGCTGTCAGTGCTGCATCGGTCATGACGCTCACGTGGTCCGCAGGTTCGGTCTCGTCCGGAGTGCCCCGGTATCAGGTTTACGTCGACGACGAACTCCAGCTCGAGACTGACAAGACACTGGTCACTCTCGACGGCTTCGCGGACGATCGAATACACGCATTCTTCGTGCGAACCATCGATGCCGACGGACGCCAGTCCGCTTCGACCGCTCAGTTGGTGCGCGAGGTCGCTACTCCCGACGATTCTTCGCGGCCGCCTTTCCTGGTCGCAATCCCGGCGGCCAGCGGAGTGCAGTTCCGATGGGCGCATCCCACCGGAGACAGGAACTCGACCCCGGCCGAGTATCGGTTGTTTCGGGAAGGTGAAGTGCGCCCGCTCGCAGTCCTGAGTGCGGATCGGGTCAGCGGAAGTGCACCCGCGACCCACTTCTTCGCCACCGGGGTGCTTCCATCGGTCGAAAACGAGTACTTCGTGGTCGCGTACTCGGACCCCTCGACCGAGATCGGTGAGTCGCTCAATCGCGTTCGAGTCAGCGCGTATGATCGCACCTGGCCGCGCGCCGTCGACAACTTACAAGCGCCTGATCTTGCTGAGGCGAAGCAGGATTCGGCCACAGTCACCGTCTCTTGGTCCTACAACAACTCCTCTGCGCCTTTCGCATGCAACGTTTTCGCTGGTGAGAGGTTCATCGGCCAGCAGACCCAGGGGACGGAACTCGTGGTTCCGGTCGACCGAATCGCAGCGGGTGCATCCATCAACCTCACTGCCGTGGATGATGCCGGATACAGTTCCCCACTCAGTGCAGGTGTCGAGGTCGCCGGATCTAACGCTGTTCGGTCTCGAGCATTCGATGGCGAGTTCCGGACCGACGGTTTCGCGATCCTCGACCCGGAGGACCGCTCGTTCATCCCGGTTGGATCCAATATGTCGGGGCTTGATTACTTTTGGAACGAAAAGGTCATCGGTGAATCGGCTGCTGCAGCCGAGAACTGGCGGTGGAACACCGTCCGAATCGGCTGCGGTATGTCCGACTGGGGAGCGATTTCGGGCGGATATCTGTACTTTCGGAACAACGACTTGCGCCGCATAGTGGATGAGTACACCTCGCGCGAAATCGTGGTAGTCCTCTCTCAATTCTCCAAAGGCGCTCAGGGTCAAATGGGTTCGACCGACGGATTGTTGAACACCGCGCCCGGGAGTGCCCCCGATGGGACCGGACGGTCGATTGCCGAAGCGATGACCGATTGGTGGGTCGAGGTCGCCAAGATCTTTGCCGACAACCCGTACGTATGGATCAATCCCATCAATGAACCAGGAGGCGACCTGGATGGACTGGAGGGGCAATACCGCAGCATGCTGACCCGAATCAGGGCCGTCGCGCCGCGGACGCCGATCGTGCTGGATGCAGCGAACTTTGCGAACGATATTCCGAACAGTGCGACCATCGGTGCCGGGCCGGTGGATCCGGAGCAGTCTTTCGTTCTTTCCCGAGGGCCGAACTTGATGAACGACTTCGGCGCAGCGCGCGGTTACGGACCCGTCATTTTCTCGATTCACGTGTACAGCCGCTGGCCGGTCAACTACGGCGGGGACGGTCGAATAAATGACGAACAGTTAGCGGCCCGAATGCGTACGTTCGTGTCGGAAGCACGCCGACGTGGAGTTCCGTTCTTCGTGGGGGAGACCGGTGTAGAGGACTGGGCCACTGAATACGACTCAGCGAGTGTGCGCGTCGGGCTGTACGAACAAGGCCTTCTGGACGGGCGGCCTGTGGGCGTCTGGCAGGAGCAGCAGGTGGGTGTTCTTGCGTGGCACACCTCGCCGTTCAGTGGAATGCCGGTCGCGGCCGATGATCGCGACTGGTTCTCTGTGACAGATGTCTCCGAGGCCTCGCCACAGCCGGATGCAGGGGTCGGTCTGTGGAATTATTCGCACTCTCCGGGTTGA